The DNA sequence TACACATTTTTATATTTTGTGTTAAATAAAAAATCGGTCAGCAATTAACCGATTTTTTATTTTAGAAGGAATTTATAAATCTATACTTTTGCAAATGAATGCATTTTTTTATTTCTTATTATTTCTTTTGGTGAATCATCGGAATCATTTACTTTAAAAGTTGATACAAGATTTAATAAAATTTCAGAATTCTTAAGTAATTCGGTAATTGATTGTGAAACTTGATGAATGCCTTGTGAGTTTTCATTTGAGACTGTTGAAATTCCGTGAATGTTTCTTCCAATCTGTTCTGCAGTTGTAGAAAGTTCTTCATTCGCAGTTGCAACTTGATTTATTTGTTCTTTAACGGTTTCAACATTTCCGGTAATTTCATCTAATAATTTTTCAAGTTCAATAATATTTTGCATTCCATCATACACAACATTTTTAGAATTAACCATTTCCGAATTTGCTAATTGTGCATCATTCTGAACTTCTTTAATTGTTATTGCAATTTCTTTTGTTGCCGATGCGGTACGTTCTGCCAATTTTTTAACTTCATCGGCTACAACAGCAAAACCGCGACCTTGTTCACCAGCCCGCGCAGCTTCAATTGCAGCATTTAATGCTAATAAATTTGTTTGATCGGCGATTTCATTTATTACTTTTGCAATATTTCCAATTTGGCTTGTTCTATTTGCCAGTGTTGTAATTGTTGCAGAAGTTGTTTCGTTTGTATCTACTATTTTCTGCATTTTCATTTTTGATTGCTTAACTTTTTCTAATCCCGTTTGTACATGACTACTTGATTTAGTAGATGATTCAAAAGCTGTTGTTGAATTTACGGAAGTTTCCAAAATTGTCTTGGTCATTTCTTCTACGGCTGTTGCAATTTCTTCAGCTTGACTGCTTTGTTCTTGAGCACCAGCCGACATTTGTTCCATTGTTGCAGAAATTTCATTTGTAGAAGCAGTATTAAAATGTGCAGAATTTTTTACTTTGTTAAGAACCGAACTAATATTACTTATAACAGAATTGAATCCTTCAAAAAGTTTTCCGATATCATCATTTTTATTTTGAACAGTTA is a window from the Ignavibacteriota bacterium genome containing:
- a CDS encoding methyl-accepting chemotaxis protein, translating into MNKLNIKNWNILTKILTLSLIAIIPFTFFLFLEILPNFKQTMLDDKRENIKQAVEVAYGIISNLEKDYRDNKITFQDAQKEAIHQIQEIRFGEDNYFWINDDYPNMIMHPFKPVLNGKSLRDLKDPNGVFLFNEMAKICKLNGDGYVDYYWPKPGYENPVPKISYVKYFKDWNWIIGAGLYIDDVDEKIADITSRVFLIFGILAFVSSVIVIISSVKITKPIKALANAAEMLANGQSNVEVKISSNDEVGKLAINFNKMSKNIAASIQQINQKTKEAEEAAQSAKLSQKESEEKSEYLSNSTAKMLSAMEKAAKGDLTTELTVQNKNDDIGKLFEGFNSVISNISSVLNKVKNSAHFNTASTNEISATMEQMSAGAQEQSSQAEEIATAVEEMTKTILETSVNSTTAFESSTKSSSHVQTGLEKVKQSKMKMQKIVDTNETTSATITTLANRTSQIGNIAKVINEIADQTNLLALNAAIEAARAGEQGRGFAVVADEVKKLAERTASATKEIAITIKEVQNDAQLANSEMVNSKNVVYDGMQNIIELEKLLDEITGNVETVKEQINQVATANEELSTTAEQIGRNIHGISTVSNENSQGIHQVSQSITELLKNSEILLNLVSTFKVNDSDDSPKEIIRNKKMHSFAKV